The DNA segment ATGCAAAAGGACCTGAGTTTAACCCAGCTGCCTAAACATATCGAATGTTTTGACAACTCCAACTTCCAGGGCAAGTATCCTGTTTCGGCAATTGTTGTGTTCAAAGATGCCAAGCCTTCCAAAAAGGACTACCGGCATTTTAATGTGAAAACAGTGGAAGGTCCCAACGATTTTGCGACGATGGAAGAGGCCGTTTTAAGGCGATATAAGCGCATGTTGGAGGAAGAGGGGACCTTGCCTCAACTTATCATCATTGATGGTGGTAAAGGCCAGCTATCCTCTGCAATGACGAGCTTAAAAAAACTGGGGATAGACAAGAAAGTCGCCGTGATCGGAATCGCGAAGCGGCTGGAAGAATTGTTCTTCCCCGGAGATCCCTATCCGCTCTACCTCGACAAAAAGTCGGAGACCCTGAAAATCATCCAGCAACTTCGGGATGAAGCCCACCGCTTCGGTATCACCTTCCACCGCAAGAAAAGAGACCAGGGTACGTTAAAAACGGAACTGGAGCAAATAGAAGGCATTGGGAAGACGACCGCCGACAAGCTGCTCCGTCATTTCAAATCCGTGAAAAAGATTGCGGAAGCTAAAGAATCAGAATTACAAACCGTACTCAATAAAGCACAACTCCTCGCTTTAACGAATTATTTCAATAAAGATAAAGCATAAAAAAAACCGGTCCTCTAACAGAAGACCGGTTTTTTTGTATATGATTTTGGAAATTAGTATTCCCAAAGGCTTTGTTCAAAATCTGCGATAGATTTCTTAATCTTCTCTGATTCGTATAATTTCCTCGGATCTTTAGGATCTGTTAAGCCCAGCATATCTGTAATGTTCTTATTGCCTGGATTTGTTTCCTTCACGATATAGCTTGAGAACAAACGTCTTACAAAGAAATCATCAAAGGTCAGAACCGAAGCATCATTACCCGGATTCATCAGCTTTTTCTTGGTTAGCAATTCTCTGGCATCATCATAATAGATCCAAAATACCGGCTGCCAGTTTCCTTCCACCATTTTCATTGGTGCAAGACCGACGATTCTGGGTTCAAAAATAGAGCGTTTGGTATCCAGAATCCAGTCTTCTTTGATTCTGTATTTTTGGAATTCATCCGATCTTAACTTTTTCAAGGTAGGCTCTGCGATCTTTCCGGTAGTGGCATCAGGAGTTCCTTCTGTTACGCCGCGCATATTCTGAAGCGCTTGTTGTGCCGTTAAAGCAATTTTAAAGGAATCGTTGTCTTCCAGAATTTTTCCGGCAACGGTGTCTTTCGAGGAGTAAGCAGTGAGCTCTTCATTGGTAATTGCTTCCATCAGCACATCGATCAGTTTCGCATTTTCAGCTTTCAGAACGGAGTTAATGGTATCTCTAAGATCTATTTCACGCCAAACACGTTTTGAATAGTACACATCCTCTTCCCTAACATCTGCATAAGGAACCATTACGGCACTATCCACATCTTTTCTGGCCGAAAAGCCATCTTTGGGCGGCGTTTTTATCTTTGTTTTTTTCAAGGGTTTTACTGCAGGAGGGATGCTATCCTGTGCAGAAGCTCCGAATCCTAATAACAGTAATAACGCAATACTTAAAATATTTTTCATGTTCCCTCCTATTTTGCACTAAATGTGATGCCGTCTAAAACCTTCTGACGGCCATCAGGCCCTTCACACACAATGTCTTTAAAGATCACCGTTGCTCCTGGCTTGATCGAGTTCAAGGCCCCTTTTACCTGGCCACTAAATCCACCACCACTATTCTGTATCGTCACCGCATCGGATCTCGGATTGATAAATGTTGCCGAGAATCTGATCACTCTGTATTTCACATCAAAAA comes from the Pedobacter sp. FW305-3-2-15-E-R2A2 genome and includes:
- the gldN gene encoding gliding motility protein GldN; protein product: MKNILSIALLLLLGFGASAQDSIPPAVKPLKKTKIKTPPKDGFSARKDVDSAVMVPYADVREEDVYYSKRVWREIDLRDTINSVLKAENAKLIDVLMEAITNEELTAYSSKDTVAGKILEDNDSFKIALTAQQALQNMRGVTEGTPDATTGKIAEPTLKKLRSDEFQKYRIKEDWILDTKRSIFEPRIVGLAPMKMVEGNWQPVFWIYYDDARELLTKKKLMNPGNDASVLTFDDFFVRRLFSSYIVKETNPGNKNITDMLGLTDPKDPRKLYESEKIKKSIADFEQSLWEY